In Deltaproteobacteria bacterium, the DNA window TGCCTTGATCTCCTTATCCTTCATGGCCCGGCTCATGGGGCCCAGGTTGGAGGCGCCTTCCGTGAGGGCCGGGGGTGCGGTGGAGGATCCTGCGGCCTGGATCTGGATGTTGACATTGGGATAATTGCGCTTGAACTCCTCCTGCCACATGGTCATGAGGTTGGCGAGGGTGTCGGATCCGACGCTTGAGAGGTTTCCGGAGATCCCGCTCGCCTTTTGGTATTTAGGGAGGGCCGGATCCACCTTGACATCTGCGGAAACCGTTCCGGCGGCCCCAAAGACCGCTGCAGCTGCGCATACACCGAGAAACTTTCGTGCCTTTGACCTTGTCATGTCATTACCTCCTAATGGGAATGTTGCTGACAAGTATACAGATCCCATTCCGCTTGTCTCGTTACAATTTTGTGACAATCGACCCCTCGATCACGACCACTGCGCCTGCGTATTCGGCCTCGTGCGTGAGGCTCAGATGGAATCTCTCCGCTCCCATTTTCTTTGCATGCAAGGCGGCGTTTCCGCCGAGCCTCAGGACGGGCTTGCCGGAAGGCTCGTGGACGACCTCCATCTGCCGCCACGAAACCCCATGGCGCATCCCCGTTCCGAGGGCCTTGGAACAGGCCTCCTTTGCGGCGAACCGGGCAGCAAGGGCGGCCTTTTCATTGGATCGGCCTATGCAAAACCCGAGTTCAGCCGGGGTATAGATCCTCTCCAGAAAACGCGATCCCCAGCGTCTGGCCGCCTGTTCGAGCCTCGGGATAGAAACGAGGTCGATCCCGATACCAAGGACCATTGCCTATACGGGCCGTCCGGTCTTGACAATGGCCACCATTTCCCGCACGGCGCGCTCGAGGCCTACGAGGATCGAACGGGCTATTACGGAATGCCCGATGCTGAATTCCTCGATCTCGGCGACCGCTGCGAGTCTGGCCGTGTTCCGGTAGGTGAGGCCGTGCCCTGCGTGGACGCGCAGCTCAAGATCCCGTGCATGCCGCGCCGAGGCAACAATTGCGTCGTATTCCTTCTCGATCGCCCCAGGAGATCTGGCCTCGGCGTATCTCCCTGTGTGTATCTCGACGCATTCAGCCCCGGTCTTTTGGGCAGAATCGATCTGATGTATCTCGGGGTCCACGAAGAGGCTCACTGGGATCCCGGCTCCATGGAGTCGGGCGACGGCCTCCTTGATGTGGGCAAGGTTGCCGGCCACGTCGAGTCCCCCCTCTGTTGTGAGCTCCTTTCGTTTCTCAGGGACCAGGGTGACGATATCTGGTCGAATGGTCGAGGCCAGACCGATCATCTCGTCTGTTGCGGCCATTTCCAGATTGAGTCGGGTCTGGACGACCTCCCGGAGGATC includes these proteins:
- the acpS gene encoding holo-ACP synthase — translated: MVLGIGIDLVSIPRLEQAARRWGSRFLERIYTPAELGFCIGRSNEKAALAARFAAKEACSKALGTGMRHGVSWRQMEVVHEPSGKPVLRLGGNAALHAKKMGAERFHLSLTHEAEYAGAVVVIEGSIVTKL